In Erigeron canadensis isolate Cc75 chromosome 7, C_canadensis_v1, whole genome shotgun sequence, one DNA window encodes the following:
- the LOC122608894 gene encoding uncharacterized protein LOC122608894, producing the protein MAKEFSDRDELVSKRTSGKTVAKVESGEESSLVEADETVDDEIEMESEPVVKTPAVPSKTAEKTPVEKPPVKPYQPKIPFPQRLRKAKIKENCKKKKLEEAKTTVLSAEVSAIIKNEIPPKLEDPGSFLISCAFGAVLYKALADLGASINLMPYSVYKRLSLGDLTPTCMSIRLADRSFQYPMEIAENLQIRVGHMIFPVDFVVLEMEADINVPLILGRPFLMTADAIIRVKAKEISLGVGDDRD; encoded by the exons ATGGCCAAGGAGTTCTCTGATCGCGATGAGCTTGTAAGCAAGAGAACTAGTGGTAAGACTGTGGCGAAGGTGGAGAGTGGTGAAGAATCGAGCTTG gttgaagCCGATGAAACCgttgatgatgagattgagATGGAATCGGAACCAGTCGTGAAGACACCGGCCGTTCCATCCAAGACTGCTGAGAAGACTCCTGTTGAGAAACCACCGGTTAAACCGTATCAGCCAAAGATACCTTTTCCTCAACGATTAAGGAAAGCAAAGATCAAGGAAAATTgtaaaaa AAAGAAGTTAGAAGAGGCAAAGACAACTGTACTGAGTGCCGAGGTGTCAGCTATCATcaagaatgagattcctcctaAGTTAGAAgacccagggagttttcttatctcTTGTGCTTTTGGTGCTGTATTGTATAAGGCGTTAGCCGATTTAGGGGCTAGCATAAATTTAATGCCTTATTCTGTGTACAAAAGATTGTCTTTAGGTGATTTGACCCCTACCTGCATGAGCATTAGGCTGGCGGATcgttcattccaatatcccatggagatagcggaaaatttgcaaATTAGGGTAGGTCACATGATATTCCcggtagattttgttgttcttgaAATGGAGGCGGATATTAATGTCCCTCTAATTCTTGGCCGACcattcctcatgaccgcggatgctatcatccgtgtTAAAGCTAAGGAGATTTCCTTAGGGGTTGGCGATGACcgg gattga